From a region of the Bradyrhizobium manausense genome:
- a CDS encoding ABC transporter permease gives MRLVLEKRTERSHAIALISPMIAIGLTIVTMTILFAILGKNPLLALQAYFIAPLTDGYSLQEIAVKATPLVMIAIGLSLCYLANAWNIGAEGQFLVGAVAGSWIAVKTQGTDAGAWVLPAMFVLAAAAGALYALIPAICKVRFGASEILTSLMLVYVADLLLDYLVRGPWRDPNGFNFPTTADFDPVATVPLLIEGGRLHLGSIIALLVVAAAAILLGRTIKGFEIRVVGAAPRAARFGGFNANQLIILTFAVSGALAGLAGIIEVAGPIGHLQPGISPGYGFTAIIVAFLGRLNPLGILIAGLFLALTFIGGEQAQIAMKIPLDVTKVFQGILLFYVLACDSLILYRFKLVFPNRQVARGAG, from the coding sequence GCCCTGATCTCGCCGATGATCGCGATCGGCCTGACCATCGTGACCATGACCATCCTGTTCGCAATCCTCGGCAAGAATCCGCTTCTTGCGCTGCAAGCCTATTTCATCGCGCCGCTGACCGACGGCTATTCGCTCCAGGAGATCGCGGTGAAGGCGACGCCGCTGGTGATGATCGCGATCGGGCTGTCGCTATGCTATCTCGCCAACGCCTGGAACATCGGCGCCGAGGGACAATTCCTGGTCGGCGCCGTCGCCGGAAGCTGGATCGCCGTGAAAACGCAAGGCACTGACGCCGGCGCCTGGGTGCTGCCGGCGATGTTCGTGCTGGCCGCCGCTGCAGGCGCGCTCTATGCGCTGATCCCCGCGATCTGCAAGGTGAGGTTCGGCGCCAGCGAGATCCTCACCAGCCTGATGCTGGTTTATGTCGCCGACCTCCTGCTGGACTATCTCGTCCGCGGTCCCTGGCGCGACCCGAACGGCTTCAACTTCCCGACGACGGCCGACTTCGATCCGGTTGCGACCGTCCCGCTGCTGATCGAAGGCGGCCGGCTGCATCTCGGCTCGATCATCGCATTGCTGGTCGTCGCAGCAGCCGCGATCCTGCTCGGGCGCACCATCAAGGGGTTCGAGATCCGCGTGGTCGGAGCGGCGCCGCGCGCGGCGAGGTTCGGCGGCTTCAACGCCAACCAGCTGATCATCCTGACCTTTGCAGTGTCGGGCGCGTTGGCCGGCCTTGCCGGCATCATCGAGGTCGCCGGTCCCATCGGACATCTCCAGCCAGGCATCTCGCCCGGCTACGGCTTTACCGCGATCATCGTCGCCTTCCTCGGCCGGTTGAACCCGCTTGGAATATTGATTGCTGGCCTTTTTCTCGCGCTGACCTTCATCGGCGGCGAGCAGGCTCAGATCGCAATGAAAATCCCGCTGGACGTCACCAAGGTCTTCCAGGGCATCCTGCTGTTCTACGTGCTCGCGTGCGACTCCCTCATCCTCTATCGATTCAAGCTCGTCTTCCCGAACCGACAGGTGGCCCGTGGAGCTGGT